The Vitis riparia cultivar Riparia Gloire de Montpellier isolate 1030 chromosome 3, EGFV_Vit.rip_1.0, whole genome shotgun sequence genome includes a region encoding these proteins:
- the LOC117910878 gene encoding cytochrome P450 84A1-like — protein MASPLQSLLTFPSLFFLLCSLFLFIIFLRKLSRKLPYPPGPKGLPIIGNMLMMNQLTHRGLANLSKVYGGLLHMKMGVLHLVVVSTPEMAREVLQVQDSVFANRPARVAIKYLTYDRADMAFAQYGPSWRQMRKICVMKLFSRKRAESWASVREEVDSTLQSIANRGGSAVNIGELALDLTKNITYRAAFGSSSREKQKEFVKILQEFSRLFGAFNFADFIPWLGWIQRKEFTERLVKARGSLDEFIDKIIDDHIEKRKKQNNSGDESESEAELDIVDELMEFHSKDVAAEDLNSSIKFTRDNIKAIIMDVMFGGTETVASAIEWAMAELMKSPDDLKKLQQELIDVVGLNRRLHESDLEKLTYLKCCIKETLRLHPPIPVLLHETAEDSVVAGYSVPARSDVMINTWAINRDKTAWEDPETFKPERFLKKDAPNFKGSHFEFIPFGSGRRSCPGMQLGLYGLDLAVAHLVHCFSWELPDGMKASDLDMSDVFGLTAPRAIQLIAVPTYRLQCLLLE, from the exons ATGGCATCTCCTCTGCAGTCTCTCCTCACCTTTCCCTCCCTCTTCTTCCTACTTTgctctcttttccttttcattattttcttaagaaaattgtCAAGAAAACTCCCATATCCACCAGGGCCCAAAGGCCTGCCGATCATCGGAAATATGTTGATGATGAATCAACTGACCCACCGGGGACTAGCCAATCTCAGCAAGGTGTACGGTGGCCTGCTGCATATGAAGATGGGAGTCTTGCACTTAGTGGTCGTGTCCACCCCGGAGATGGCTCGTGAAGTTCTCCAGGTGCAGGACAGTGTTTTCGCCAACCGGCCAGCCAGGGTTGCGATAAAATATCTGACATATGATAGAGCGGACATGGCCTTCGCTCAATACGGACCCTCTTGGCGGCAGATGAGGAAGATTTGTGTGATGAAGCTCTTCAGTCGAAAACGGGCTGAGTCTTGGGCGTCGGTGAGGGAGGAGGTGGATTCAACGCTTCAAAGTATCGCCAACAGAGGTGGGTCTGCTGTTAATATTGGTGAATTGGCGTTGGACCTCACCAAGAATATAACGTACAGGGCTGCGTTCGGGTCGAGTTCGCGCGAAAAACAGAAGGAGTTCGTGAAGATTTTGCAGGAGTTCTCGAGGCTTTTTGGGGCTTTCAACTTTGCAGATTTTATACCCTGGCTGGGTTGGATTCAACGGAAGGAGTTCACTGAGCGACTGGTCAAGGCTCGAGGATCACTTGATGAGTTCATCGATAAAATCATCGACGATCACATTGAAAAGAGGAAGAAGCAGAATAACAGCGGAGATGAAAGTGAAAGTGAAGCAGAGTTGGACATAGTGGACGAGTTAATGGAGTTTCACAGCAAAGATGTTGCAGCGGAAGACTTGAATTCTTCAATCAAGTTCACAAGGGATAACATCAAAGCTATCATTATG GACGTGATGTTTGGTGGAACAGAAACTGTGGCATCGGCAATCGAGTGGGCAATGGCGGAGCTCATGAAAAGCCCAGATGATCTGAAGAAACTGCAGCAAGAATTAATAGATGTGGTGGGCTTGAACCGAAGGTTACACGAGTCCGATCTGGAGAAGCTCACCTACCTCAAGTGCTGCATCAAGGAAACCCTCCGGCTCCACCCTCCAATCCCAGTCCTCCTCCACGAGACCGCCGAGGACAGTGTGGTGGCCGGATACTCAGTCCCAGCACGCTCAGATGTCATGATCAACACCTGGGCTATAAACCGAGACAAGACCGCCTGGGAGGATCCGGAGACGTTCAAGCCAGAGAGGTTTCTGAAGAAGGACGCACCTAATTTCAAAGGGAGCCACTTTGAGTTCATTCCATTTGGGTCCGGCCGGCGGTCGTGCCCGGGTATGCAGCTTGGGCTGTATGGATTGGATCTGGCTGTGGCTCACCTTGTTCATTGTTTTAGCTGGGAACTGCCTGATGGAATGAAGGCTAGTGATCTGGATATGAGCGATGTGTTTGGACTCACTGCTCCGAGGGCGATACAGCTGATCGCAGTGCCGACTTATCGCCTGCAATGTCTGCTCCTTGAgtga